From a single Solanum dulcamara chromosome 4, daSolDulc1.2, whole genome shotgun sequence genomic region:
- the LOC129885010 gene encoding universal stress protein A-like protein — protein sequence MEAETSAANAPASAADNTPKKKMIMVAIDESEESFYALNWALDHFLNNPSNIITLINVQLPFSPMVYPAGPVVFAAPTMVEAVKKAQHENATRMLSRALHLCKQKMVKVETLILDGDPKDKICQAAHELHVDLLVVGSRGLGKIKRAFLGSVSDYCAHHVHCPILIVKPSKENPKSG from the exons ATGGAGGCAGAGACAAGTGCAGCTAATGCTCCGGCAAGTGCAGCTGATAATACTccgaagaagaagatgataatGGTGGCTATCGATGAGAGCGAAGAGAGTTTCTATGCTCTCAACTGGGCATTGGATCATTTCCTCAACAATCCTTCTAATATTATCACTTTGATCAATGTCCAACTTCCTTTTAGCCCCATGGTTTATCCTGCTGGACCTG TTGTGTTTGCAGCGCCTACCATGGTTGAAGCGGTAAAAAAAGCACAACACGAGAATGCAACCAGAATGCTCTCTCGGGCACTCCATCTCTGCAAACAAAAGATG GTGAAGGTGGAGACTCTGATCCTTGATGGGGATCCAAAAGATAAGATATGTCAAGCTGCACATGAATTGCACGTTGACCTTCTAGTAGTCGGTAGCCGAGGGCTCGGCAAGATTAAaag GGCTTTCTTGGGAAGTGTGAGCGACTATTGTGCTCATCATGTGCACTGCCCTATTCTCATTGTGAAGCCATCCAAGGAAAACCCCAAAAGCGGCTAA